The Bacteroidota bacterium genome contains a region encoding:
- the lysA gene encoding diaminopimelate decarboxylase — translation MSFAEASTPHYVYHLPTARAAARRLLDLPPTARILYALKANPHPALLRTLYGEGVGLECVSPGEVRRALHTLPHLSPHQVLFTPNFAPRSDYAWAFDQGVRVTLDNAHGLTHWPDVFAGRDIFLRIDPGEGHGHHAHVQTAGITSKFGIDLDDLPAVAARANEIGVRVTGLHAHVGSGVTEPTAWRTIAQRMREVRPLFPDVEVFDLGGGLPIPDTAEALPFDVQHAAALLGDLANELPGIELWLEPGRYLVAEAGVLLTRVTQIKRKRTRTFVGVDAGMHTLIRPALYGAFHAIVNLTRLGEPDALVADIVGPICETGDVLGHARPLPETQEGDVLLIATAGAYGQSMASRYNLREMATESVLE, via the coding sequence ATGTCGTTTGCGGAAGCATCGACTCCCCACTATGTCTACCACCTACCGACCGCACGCGCTGCCGCCCGACGCCTGCTCGACCTTCCCCCGACCGCGCGCATCTTATACGCGCTGAAAGCAAACCCGCATCCCGCCCTCCTACGCACGCTCTATGGTGAAGGTGTAGGCCTTGAATGCGTTTCTCCAGGCGAGGTCCGGCGCGCGCTCCACACCCTCCCGCACCTGTCGCCTCACCAGGTCCTCTTCACGCCCAACTTTGCACCGCGCTCGGACTATGCGTGGGCGTTTGACCAAGGTGTGCGTGTCACTCTCGACAACGCGCATGGGCTGACGCACTGGCCTGACGTGTTCGCCGGCCGTGACATCTTCTTGCGCATAGATCCTGGTGAAGGTCATGGCCATCACGCCCACGTTCAGACAGCCGGAATCACTTCGAAGTTTGGCATCGACCTCGACGACCTGCCCGCCGTGGCAGCGCGTGCCAACGAGATTGGCGTGCGGGTCACTGGTCTCCACGCCCATGTCGGCAGTGGCGTCACGGAACCGACGGCATGGCGGACGATTGCGCAGCGCATGCGTGAAGTCCGCCCACTCTTCCCCGATGTGGAAGTCTTTGACCTGGGCGGCGGCCTCCCGATCCCTGACACCGCCGAGGCCCTGCCATTCGACGTGCAGCATGCGGCCGCGTTGCTGGGCGACCTCGCGAACGAGCTTCCTGGTATCGAACTGTGGTTGGAACCGGGGCGCTACCTTGTCGCAGAGGCCGGGGTCTTGCTCACCCGCGTGACCCAAATCAAGCGCAAGCGCACTCGGACCTTTGTGGGCGTGGACGCCGGCATGCACACGCTAATCCGGCCCGCGCTGTACGGCGCCTTCCATGCAATCGTCAACCTTACACGGTTGGGAGAACCTGATGCGCTCGTTGCCGACATCGTGGGCCCAATCTGCGAGACGGGAGACGTGCTGGGCCACGCTCGTCCGTTGCCGGAGACTCAGGAAGGGGACGTCCTCCTGATCGCCACTGCTGGCGCCTACGGTCAGTCGATGGCCTCGCGCTACAACCTCCGCGAGATGGCTACCGAGTCTGTCCTGGAATAG
- a CDS encoding TonB-dependent receptor encodes MRSALLLPSLLFVVSLLAASSAVAQSGKVSGQVVDASGDPLPGVNVVIQGTTQGGSTNVDGLYTILNVRPGTYTLEFTFIGFAPLLIENVDVDFNRTTTIDAEMQEEMAGMNEVVVRAERPPVQLDVSNSRVNVTTEEIEALPLQSIEAVVTLQAGVEDGLQIRGQDRRSVGVFLNGFMMRNPRDNEPLLSVPVAAVGEVQVQKGGFSAEYGGVRAGVINYLTREGDPDRYGAYARVIYSPPGQKNFGGLPNDFDSYWIRPFLDPDVAFTGTNNGAWDMATREQYREFEGWIAVSEQLLRDDDPSNDLSPEALQQAFLYQHRKTFEITEPDLNLDLGFGGPVPGISDRLGNLRFWASYRQNNSQYAIPLQTDGLDERTGHLKFTSNVGSGMKLSAEGMYGIKEGTLLSRSGLSDTFGESAGTRLFLFDRQRDVGGAFSGTSEEFLNARLFANDYYNPTETAFNMVGVSFSHNVSNTSFYEVRANRLAYQHDTFLGAPRDTTTQVTFGGVGFDESPFGYFEAPTFGVYEFRTSVGFSNARDSSRVAIYNVRADYTNQLSPVLEVKGGALLSVTDYDINYGRFDQFLPEFNAQSRYDATPWELGFYGQATLEFDGLIANLGLRAEVFNTGAEAYGGALFDNFLGTRAETDVQPAFPDSLLASASTFFALSPRLGVSFPVTEVSKLFFNYGHFRSLPSSPNLYLYEFSTTTGRILNVPNPDMPLPKTVAYELGYEQSFFGQYSAAITGYYRDVRFEPLTIDVTSRNGNVEYDLVTPNFYQDTRGFELTLAKSGGDWVRGFLNYTFAVDTDGFFGLSQLNENAEAQRNFEAADGPRRAAQSRPLADSFGTININVFTPDNFGPSYGGLRPLAGWRTSFIGRWRDGGKITWGDESFNAPPGVINNVDVRDAWQIDLRFERVFDLAGYEVGFFADILNLTNRRQFSNLGYIDGNDRINYVNSLHLPESDIYSNIPGDDKFGDFPDEGVAFQPIDRLDVSRDAFQGEAGTIYWERATESYLEFVDGAWREVEQSRINEVLDTKAYIDMPGQRFLAFLGRRDFFFGLRFEF; translated from the coding sequence ATGCGATCTGCGTTACTGCTTCCGTCGCTCCTGTTCGTGGTTTCGTTGCTAGCAGCCTCCTCGGCTGTCGCACAGAGCGGCAAGGTTTCCGGCCAAGTCGTCGACGCCTCCGGCGATCCGCTCCCGGGCGTCAACGTGGTCATCCAGGGCACCACGCAGGGCGGGTCTACCAACGTCGACGGGCTCTACACCATCCTGAACGTGCGTCCGGGGACGTACACCCTCGAGTTCACGTTCATCGGGTTCGCCCCCCTGTTGATCGAGAACGTGGATGTCGATTTCAACCGGACCACGACGATTGACGCGGAGATGCAGGAAGAAATGGCGGGCATGAACGAGGTCGTGGTGCGCGCCGAACGGCCCCCGGTGCAACTCGACGTGTCCAACAGCCGCGTCAACGTGACGACGGAAGAGATCGAAGCCTTGCCACTGCAATCGATTGAGGCGGTCGTGACGCTGCAGGCCGGCGTCGAAGATGGGTTGCAGATCCGCGGTCAGGACCGCCGCTCGGTGGGCGTCTTCCTGAACGGCTTCATGATGCGCAACCCGCGCGACAACGAACCGCTCCTCAGCGTACCTGTGGCCGCCGTCGGCGAAGTGCAGGTGCAGAAGGGTGGCTTCTCGGCCGAGTACGGCGGCGTGCGTGCTGGCGTCATCAACTACCTCACGCGCGAGGGCGACCCTGACCGCTACGGCGCCTACGCCCGCGTCATCTACAGCCCGCCAGGCCAAAAGAACTTCGGTGGCCTGCCCAACGACTTCGATTCCTACTGGATCCGCCCCTTCCTCGACCCGGACGTTGCGTTCACAGGCACCAACAACGGGGCCTGGGACATGGCCACGCGGGAGCAGTACCGCGAGTTTGAAGGTTGGATCGCTGTCTCGGAGCAGCTGCTTCGGGACGATGACCCCAGCAACGACCTCTCGCCCGAGGCCCTCCAGCAAGCGTTCCTCTACCAACACCGCAAGACCTTCGAGATCACCGAGCCCGACCTCAACCTCGACCTCGGTTTCGGTGGACCAGTCCCCGGCATCAGTGACCGCCTTGGAAACCTGCGCTTCTGGGCGTCCTATCGCCAGAACAACTCGCAGTACGCAATCCCGCTGCAGACCGACGGCCTCGACGAGCGCACGGGACACCTCAAGTTCACGAGCAACGTCGGGTCGGGCATGAAGCTCAGCGCCGAGGGGATGTATGGTATCAAAGAGGGTACGCTGCTGAGCCGCTCGGGGCTGTCCGACACGTTCGGCGAGTCGGCGGGCACCCGCCTTTTCCTCTTCGACCGCCAGCGCGACGTCGGCGGTGCCTTCTCTGGGACCTCCGAGGAATTCCTCAACGCGCGCCTCTTCGCCAACGACTACTACAACCCGACCGAGACGGCCTTCAACATGGTCGGCGTCTCGTTTAGCCACAACGTGTCGAACACCTCCTTCTACGAGGTGCGCGCCAACCGGCTTGCCTACCAGCACGACACCTTCCTCGGCGCCCCGCGCGACACCACGACGCAAGTCACGTTCGGCGGCGTCGGGTTCGACGAGTCGCCGTTCGGCTACTTCGAGGCGCCAACCTTTGGGGTCTACGAGTTCCGCACGAGCGTTGGCTTCTCGAACGCGCGCGACAGCAGCCGCGTGGCTATCTACAATGTCCGCGCGGACTACACCAACCAGCTCTCGCCGGTCCTCGAGGTCAAAGGCGGTGCCCTCCTCAGCGTCACCGACTACGACATCAACTACGGCCGCTTCGACCAATTCTTGCCCGAGTTCAACGCGCAATCGCGCTACGACGCGACGCCGTGGGAGCTCGGCTTCTACGGCCAGGCTACCCTCGAATTCGACGGCCTGATCGCTAACCTGGGGCTCCGTGCTGAAGTGTTCAACACGGGAGCTGAAGCCTACGGCGGGGCACTCTTCGACAACTTCCTAGGAACGCGTGCCGAGACGGATGTCCAGCCGGCCTTTCCCGACAGCCTCCTCGCCAGCGCCTCCACGTTCTTCGCGCTGAGCCCCCGCCTGGGCGTGTCGTTCCCGGTGACCGAGGTGAGCAAGCTCTTCTTCAACTACGGCCACTTCCGGTCGCTGCCGTCGTCGCCGAACCTCTACCTCTACGAGTTCTCGACGACCACCGGGCGCATCCTCAACGTGCCCAACCCGGATATGCCGCTGCCGAAGACCGTCGCCTACGAGCTCGGCTACGAGCAGTCGTTCTTCGGGCAGTACAGCGCGGCAATCACCGGCTACTACCGCGACGTGCGCTTCGAGCCGCTCACCATCGACGTGACGAGCCGCAACGGCAACGTGGAATATGACCTCGTGACGCCCAACTTCTACCAGGACACGCGCGGGTTTGAGCTGACGCTCGCCAAGTCAGGAGGCGATTGGGTGCGCGGGTTCCTCAACTACACGTTCGCTGTGGACACGGATGGCTTCTTTGGGCTGAGCCAACTCAACGAGAACGCCGAGGCGCAGCGCAACTTCGAGGCGGCGGACGGGCCGCGCCGAGCCGCGCAGTCGCGCCCGCTAGCCGACTCCTTCGGCACGATCAACATCAACGTGTTCACGCCCGACAACTTCGGGCCGAGCTACGGCGGCCTCCGTCCGCTCGCAGGCTGGCGCACCAGCTTCATCGGTCGCTGGCGCGACGGCGGCAAGATCACGTGGGGGGACGAGTCCTTCAACGCCCCGCCCGGTGTCATCAACAACGTGGACGTGCGCGACGCGTGGCAGATCGACCTCCGCTTCGAGCGTGTCTTTGACCTGGCAGGCTACGAAGTAGGCTTCTTCGCCGACATCCTCAACCTGACCAACCGCCGCCAGTTCTCGAACCTCGGCTACATCGACGGCAACGACCGCATCAACTACGTCAACTCGCTGCACCTGCCCGAGTCGGACATCTACTCCAACATCCCCGGCGACGACAAATTCGGCGACTTCCCCGACGAGGGCGTCGCCTTCCAGCCCATCGACCGCCTCGATGTGTCCCGCGATGCCTTCCAGGGCGAAGCCGGCACCATCTACTGGGAACGGGCGACCGAGTCCTACCTCGAGTTCGTCGACGGCGCTTGGCGCGAGGTCGAGCAGAGTCGCATCAACGAGGTGCTCGACACCAAGGCCTACATCGACATGCCGGGGCAGCGCTTCCTTGCCTTCCTTGGCCGTCGCGACTTCTTCTTTGGGCTCCGCTTCGAGTTCTAG